A region of Shewanella psychromarinicola DNA encodes the following proteins:
- the tnpB gene encoding IS66 family insertion sequence element accessory protein TnpB: protein MTPTGNVYLVSSVTDMRKSIDGLSLIVSDRVAMTTSSTFLFRRYLKALRTDMLALLLRVK, encoded by the coding sequence ATGACACCGACAGGCAATGTTTATTTAGTGTCAAGTGTCACGGATATGCGAAAATCGATTGATGGATTATCATTAATTGTCTCGGACAGGGTGGCTATGACAACTTCGAGTACATTTCTATTTCGTCGCTACTTAAAAGCACTAAGAACAGATATGCTCGCGCTTTTGTTAAGAGTGAAGTAG
- a CDS encoding IS4 family transposase gives MTNLTLLTEKISTIFNAKKLFHLAREKKFILRARQINPLKLLLSITNTLDCQSKTNLADIHRNYQRISGMPINYKLFHNQLKKPQCSEFFKSCFENIMQQWVLQSLKLTSLPTGAKFLFSKIKLHDGCSFQVHDGLQETYPGRFKKRFPAAIELHVTMDLLSGSIDYLSIGADTETERPHAPKATSLNGMLLLTDAGYFDRKKIISIEQQGGYTITQAACSINLIVKAAYNVQGKIIKSAVGKKLNTLKLKNKNSTLDLSVRWSGYDFDFRVIAFWYKKKKRIGYLVTNLAGETVPASDVVELYRLRWQI, from the coding sequence ATGACGAACCTTACATTATTAACAGAAAAAATAAGCACTATTTTTAACGCTAAAAAACTATTTCATTTAGCCAGAGAAAAGAAATTTATACTGCGTGCTCGTCAGATCAACCCCCTGAAGTTATTACTCTCAATCACCAATACTTTAGACTGCCAATCAAAAACTAACCTAGCTGATATCCATCGTAATTATCAACGTATTAGTGGTATGCCAATTAACTACAAACTCTTTCATAATCAGCTCAAAAAGCCTCAATGTAGTGAGTTTTTTAAAAGCTGTTTTGAAAACATAATGCAGCAATGGGTACTTCAATCACTCAAGCTCACATCACTACCAACAGGCGCTAAGTTCCTATTTTCAAAGATAAAATTACATGATGGTTGTTCATTTCAAGTACATGATGGCTTACAGGAAACATATCCTGGCCGCTTTAAGAAGCGCTTCCCCGCTGCGATTGAACTTCACGTTACTATGGATCTATTAAGCGGCAGCATCGATTATTTATCCATCGGTGCAGATACCGAGACAGAAAGGCCGCACGCGCCCAAAGCTACATCATTAAACGGTATGTTATTACTGACGGATGCAGGTTATTTTGATCGAAAAAAGATAATCAGCATTGAGCAACAAGGCGGTTATACCATCACTCAAGCTGCTTGTAGTATTAATCTTATCGTTAAAGCAGCTTATAATGTTCAAGGAAAAATCATAAAATCTGCCGTGGGAAAAAAACTTAACACGTTAAAATTAAAGAATAAAAATAGCACACTAGATTTAAGCGTCCGCTGGTCGGGATATGACTTTGATTTTCGTGTGATCGCCTTTTGGTATAAAAAGAAAAAACGTATTGGCTATTTGGTTACCAATCTAGCCGGAGAAACAGTGCCAGCCTCAGATGTTGTTGAATTATATCGCCTGAGATGGCAAATATAA
- a CDS encoding site-specific integrase, giving the protein MEKLPREDAWACALICKKALKVLTVLNDQYRSRKGDIHCSPRFRFDGRGGNNIYRQLKDVVLNTSNLGELLKFYSKHRDITYEPDEMDEVYRLLNPVVPSKYNPIRERGNGKFYWHFSTHSLRRTIAHFVVGNGLVSLAALKHQFKHISLSMTAIYASHAEVLAARDRE; this is encoded by the coding sequence TTGGAGAAATTACCAAGAGAAGATGCGTGGGCGTGTGCGCTCATCTGTAAAAAGGCACTGAAGGTCTTAACTGTGCTTAATGACCAATATCGCTCAAGAAAAGGAGATATTCACTGCTCTCCACGATTTCGCTTTGATGGCAGGGGTGGTAACAACATTTACCGTCAATTGAAAGATGTGGTGTTAAATACATCAAATCTTGGCGAACTATTAAAGTTTTATTCGAAACACCGTGATATTACATATGAACCCGATGAAATGGATGAGGTGTATCGCTTGCTGAATCCAGTTGTGCCCTCTAAATACAATCCTATTAGAGAGCGAGGAAATGGCAAATTTTACTGGCATTTTTCAACTCACTCACTGAGACGAACCATTGCTCATTTTGTTGTGGGAAATGGCTTAGTGTCTCTGGCTGCTTTGAAACACCAGTTTAAGCACATCAGTCTCTCTATGACGGCTATTTATGCCAGTCATGCAGAAGTATTGGCTGCTAGGGATAGAGAATAA
- a CDS encoding DeoR/GlpR family DNA-binding transcription regulator, translating to MISKRLERLRRMMSCLDHQDKIHIKELVRLLEVSEMTVRRDLNSDYASNFGIESYGGYVRKETNKNILNVEASSSMEESTKLISELIFSEDVVFFDSGKYNGQLIDMINQDVSFTGVTTSLNTFMFLKSKPNCKPVLLGGSYDDLNDVFISHNNDILKSMVYSKSFLTPNGLHDEFGATVETEYCASVAKSVLSRTIEKYLVCSNESLDTVSKFSVCEVGVFNYFISFENTSNPVVSQGGGTL from the coding sequence ATGATTTCCAAGCGGTTAGAGCGGCTAAGAAGAATGATGTCTTGTTTAGACCACCAAGATAAAATTCATATTAAAGAGCTGGTTAGACTCCTAGAGGTATCTGAGATGACTGTTCGACGAGACCTTAACTCTGACTATGCTTCGAATTTTGGTATAGAGTCTTATGGCGGCTATGTCAGAAAAGAAACCAATAAAAATATATTGAACGTGGAGGCTTCCAGTAGCATGGAAGAAAGTACTAAGTTGATTTCTGAGTTGATTTTTTCTGAAGATGTAGTTTTTTTTGACAGCGGAAAATACAATGGTCAACTAATAGACATGATTAACCAAGACGTTTCATTTACGGGTGTAACAACATCGCTAAACACATTCATGTTTTTGAAATCCAAGCCAAACTGTAAACCCGTACTTTTGGGCGGAAGCTATGACGACCTCAATGACGTTTTTATCTCGCATAACAATGACATTCTGAAATCAATGGTGTATAGCAAATCTTTTTTAACGCCCAATGGGTTACATGACGAATTTGGTGCAACAGTAGAAACTGAATATTGCGCAAGCGTCGCAAAAAGTGTGTTGAGTAGGACGATTGAAAAGTACTTAGTTTGTTCAAACGAATCACTTGATACCGTATCAAAATTTAGTGTCTGTGAGGTAGGTGTATTCAACTACTTCATCTCATTTGAAAATACGTCAAACCCTGTGGTTAGCCAAGGGGGAGGCACACTTTAA
- the rbsK gene encoding ribokinase: MKKIAVIGSTNVDLITYVDRLPKEGETLEAPAFRIGRGGKGANQAVAIAKLGSNVVMLSKVGDDTFADTCIQNFQSYGIDTKYVIKVPHSSTGVAPIFVNTTTSQNSILIVKGANNFLKPEDIDRAEKTLKDVDLIVLQLEVPLETVYYAIDFGNKYGIKVLLNPAPAVPELSIDYACKCDFFIPNETELEILTGKPVSTIDEIKQASKVLLDKGLKNLIVTLGSQGSLWFSKDGIEKMIEPLKVDAMDSSGAGDAFIGCFSHFYCNTGDVETSMKKASVFAGLSVTEKGTQSSYPSIEQFDEFVATHC; this comes from the coding sequence ATGAAGAAAATTGCAGTTATAGGTTCAACCAACGTAGATTTAATTACTTACGTTGATAGATTACCTAAAGAGGGTGAAACACTAGAAGCACCGGCTTTTCGTATTGGCCGTGGCGGTAAGGGGGCAAATCAAGCGGTGGCGATTGCTAAGCTGGGATCCAATGTGGTGATGCTCTCTAAAGTGGGTGACGATACATTCGCTGACACTTGCATTCAGAACTTTCAATCATACGGTATCGATACTAAGTATGTGATTAAAGTGCCTCATAGCAGCACGGGTGTAGCCCCCATATTCGTAAATACTACGACGTCACAAAACTCAATTCTTATTGTTAAGGGTGCAAATAACTTCCTTAAACCTGAAGATATCGACAGAGCCGAAAAAACCCTTAAAGATGTCGACTTGATTGTACTTCAATTAGAAGTTCCACTAGAAACTGTCTATTACGCAATCGATTTTGGTAACAAATACGGTATCAAGGTTCTGTTAAATCCTGCTCCTGCAGTGCCAGAACTATCAATTGATTACGCCTGTAAATGTGATTTTTTCATTCCAAACGAAACAGAACTAGAGATCTTAACCGGTAAACCTGTCTCTACCATCGACGAGATTAAACAAGCTTCGAAAGTACTGTTAGATAAAGGGCTAAAGAACCTTATTGTTACCTTGGGTTCACAAGGTTCTTTATGGTTCTCCAAAGACGGTATCGAAAAAATGATCGAGCCACTTAAGGTTGATGCGATGGATAGCAGCGGCGCAGGGGATGCATTTATTGGTTGTTTCTCTCATTTCTACTGCAATACCGGTGATGTAGAAACATCAATGAAAAAAGCATCGGTGTTCGCCGGGTTGAGCGTTACAGAAAAAGGCACACAGTCTTCATATCCAAGCATTGAACAATTCGACGAGTTTGTCGCAACGCATTGCTAA
- the fucP gene encoding L-fucose:H+ symporter permease, producing the protein MFIKNNTKQHKDGYLDKTPIFQFILLSMVFPLWAAAAALNDILITQFKSIFELSNFASALVQSAFYGGYFLIAIPASMVIKKSSYKLAILIGLVLYIGGCMMFYPASTAATYTMFLAAIFCIAIGLSFLETSCNTYSSMIGEPQRATLRLNISQTFNALGYIVGILMGKYLVFQEGVNIGEMMQTLSGTELELFKQQVLQHTLTPYKWLVGVLVVISVLIAITEFPSCKPRAEGKTKQPSFGETIKYLSTNKRFKNGIVTQFAYVGMQVAVWSFTIRLALEMGNMTERDAANYLAYAFVAYFIGKCVANYLMTKITQENVLLGYSVIGIACLLYVSFAPDFSAVWVAVFVSALFGPGWATIFASTLQSVETKYTETAGAIVVMSIIGGAVMPAIQGLLADHVGMQQSFIVNVICFGVIFSYFATEKKHKATLALARQHA; encoded by the coding sequence ATGTTTATTAAAAATAATACCAAACAACATAAAGATGGTTATTTGGATAAAACGCCTATTTTTCAATTTATCCTATTATCAATGGTGTTCCCATTATGGGCTGCGGCTGCGGCACTTAACGACATTCTTATTACTCAATTTAAGTCTATTTTTGAATTATCAAACTTCGCATCAGCATTAGTTCAATCAGCATTCTATGGTGGTTATTTTTTGATTGCGATTCCTGCATCTATGGTTATCAAGAAATCATCTTATAAATTAGCCATCTTAATTGGTTTAGTTCTGTATATTGGCGGTTGCATGATGTTCTATCCTGCATCAACGGCTGCCACCTATACAATGTTCCTTGCTGCAATTTTCTGTATTGCGATTGGTTTATCATTTCTGGAAACGTCTTGTAATACCTACTCTTCAATGATTGGAGAGCCACAACGTGCCACATTGCGTCTAAATATCTCTCAAACGTTTAATGCACTTGGTTATATCGTGGGCATACTCATGGGTAAATACTTGGTTTTTCAAGAAGGTGTAAACATTGGTGAAATGATGCAAACCCTATCTGGAACAGAGCTAGAACTGTTTAAACAGCAAGTGCTACAACACACGTTAACGCCTTACAAATGGCTGGTGGGTGTATTGGTGGTTATCTCTGTTTTGATTGCCATCACTGAGTTTCCTAGCTGTAAACCAAGAGCTGAAGGTAAAACTAAACAGCCCTCTTTTGGTGAAACAATTAAATATCTGTCAACTAACAAGCGCTTTAAAAATGGTATTGTTACTCAGTTTGCTTACGTAGGTATGCAAGTTGCTGTGTGGAGTTTTACCATTCGTCTAGCACTCGAAATGGGCAACATGACAGAGCGCGATGCGGCAAACTACTTGGCATACGCATTTGTGGCTTATTTCATCGGTAAATGTGTTGCCAACTACCTTATGACCAAAATAACACAAGAAAACGTGCTACTAGGTTATTCTGTTATCGGAATAGCGTGTCTGCTTTATGTGTCTTTTGCTCCAGACTTTAGTGCGGTATGGGTTGCTGTTTTTGTATCGGCTTTATTTGGTCCGGGTTGGGCGACTATCTTCGCGTCAACATTGCAATCGGTAGAAACAAAATATACCGAAACAGCCGGTGCGATTGTTGTTATGTCCATTATTGGTGGTGCTGTAATGCCTGCTATTCAAGGGTTACTTGCTGACCATGTGGGAATGCAGCAATCCTTTATCGTTAACGTCATTTGTTTCGGGGTGATTTTCTCTTACTTTGCCACTGAAAAGAAACACAAAGCAACGTTAGCACTGGCTAGACAACACGCGTAA
- a CDS encoding DUF4432 family protein codes for MFTIPLHKDHFKKEKTNVIKSDDFEINTFIYNSGVHAVEMKNSQGHLVILPFMGQMIWDAEFLGVDLCMKNAFNEPKVADQIVNTYGCYSFHAGLLRMGCPTPQDDHVLHGEFPCASMDYAWLMVDENSITLAGSYEYIMGFGDHYIATPTVLLQKNAGIFDITMTVQNLATTKMPLQYMCHTNAAFFEGAVMTQNIPDSAIKLRESVPAHVHPTKQWSVYNDSLKHSAPISVLENKEMYDPEIVYCMDDLSTHVDIAKFEMIISDHHKLTTEFNTAEFNSATRWILFNGDQSVGANVLPATCRPEGFISATEKGTVIYLEPNEVRTFKVTKAIVKM; via the coding sequence ATGTTTACTATTCCTCTACACAAAGATCATTTCAAAAAAGAAAAAACCAACGTTATCAAATCAGACGATTTTGAAATCAACACTTTTATTTATAATTCAGGCGTTCACGCTGTTGAGATGAAGAACAGTCAAGGCCATTTGGTTATTTTGCCTTTTATGGGGCAAATGATTTGGGACGCCGAGTTTCTGGGTGTTGATTTATGCATGAAAAATGCCTTTAACGAACCCAAGGTTGCCGATCAGATTGTTAATACTTACGGTTGCTACTCATTTCATGCGGGTTTACTTCGAATGGGTTGCCCAACACCACAAGATGATCATGTCCTTCACGGTGAATTCCCGTGCGCATCAATGGACTATGCCTGGTTAATGGTTGATGAAAATAGCATAACACTAGCGGGATCTTATGAATACATCATGGGCTTTGGTGATCATTACATCGCAACACCAACAGTGTTGCTCCAAAAAAACGCGGGTATTTTTGACATTACGATGACGGTCCAAAATCTTGCCACCACAAAAATGCCGTTACAATACATGTGTCATACTAACGCTGCTTTCTTCGAGGGAGCAGTGATGACGCAGAACATTCCAGATTCAGCGATTAAACTTCGTGAAAGTGTTCCTGCACACGTTCATCCAACCAAACAGTGGTCCGTTTACAATGATAGCTTGAAACATTCGGCACCGATCAGTGTGTTGGAGAACAAGGAAATGTATGATCCTGAAATTGTTTATTGTATGGACGACTTATCTACACATGTAGATATTGCTAAGTTCGAAATGATCATTTCAGACCACCATAAGCTTACAACTGAATTTAATACGGCAGAGTTTAATAGTGCAACACGCTGGATTCTGTTTAACGGTGACCAGTCTGTCGGTGCCAATGTTTTACCTGCAACCTGTCGTCCAGAAGGGTTTATATCAGCAACAGAAAAAGGCACGGTTATTTACTTAGAACCTAACGAAGTGCGGACTTTTAAAGTAACAAAAGCCATCGTTAAGATGTAA
- a CDS encoding IS4/Tn5 family transposase DNA-binding protein, producing MNLIMMLIKDTEEWASHLFKHAELGDVRRTKRLIKISHQMASNIGSYIVNASGSQASIEGAYRFLRNDKVDADNIATAGLNSLLPALTLSNTILALEDTSTLCYRHNLTKELGHTGAYKQSSSKGMLAHTVLMVDAETEHTIGLGAQHRWCRKMKTLVLLTTENAASTKRKKVINGNARRKK from the coding sequence TTGAATTTAATTATGATGCTGATAAAAGACACTGAAGAATGGGCTAGTCATTTGTTTAAACATGCTGAATTAGGTGATGTACGGCGCACTAAACGCCTGATAAAAATAAGTCATCAAATGGCGAGTAACATAGGAAGTTATATTGTGAACGCGTCTGGCTCACAGGCCTCTATTGAAGGCGCATATCGCTTTCTTCGTAATGATAAAGTTGACGCTGATAACATCGCTACCGCCGGTTTGAATTCGCTGTTACCTGCACTAACACTGTCAAATACAATCCTTGCGCTAGAAGATACATCAACATTGTGTTACCGACACAATTTGACTAAAGAGCTCGGACATACTGGCGCATATAAACAAAGCTCTTCTAAAGGGATGTTAGCGCACACTGTCCTTATGGTCGATGCAGAAACAGAGCATACTATTGGCTTGGGTGCACAGCATCGTTGGTGCAGAAAGATGAAAACTTTGGTACTGCTAACGACAGAAAACGCCGCAAGTACGAAACGAAAGAAAGTTATAAATGGCAACGCTCGTCGGAAGAAATGA
- a CDS encoding IS66 family transposase translates to MSKPFTDIDGPALESLISRVSEAKENNLALSPEDCQLLLDALLTLASMQDRLAHHDVTVHKLRKLLGIEKSSEKLASVLKQARASGKKSKNRQHDEGEGFTPVKPVVIVHAMTDVAKGDTCTECLTGKVYKTEPGSLLRITGQSPFKPEQHVMERLRCNTCGAYFSAPLPDDVLVDGESQQKYGYSARSLMAIYKYFAGLPFYRQCSIQKLLGVKITTSTVFDQVERVCNDIYPVYQQLFNVASDAEHYYLDDTTHRILDAKPVEKAVRNSDKTRLRSGIYTSGVIATLKDNNTIVLFETNIGHAGEFIDSILHKRSQLCDKPVIMSDALPSNRPTAREATMSLCNSHARRQFVDVINHFPEEVAYVLKRYGEIWGNDDFAKSEKLSPVARLAYHQAHSLPIMEDIKSWGEAHIANETVEENSGLGKAIRYFLKHYVGLRYFCSMKGVKIDNNRIESMLKIIVRDRKNAMFHKTLLGATIGDVVTSVIATASEAGINVFDYFTTLQQESAQVKAHPENDLPWNYITKS, encoded by the coding sequence GTGAGTAAACCCTTTACCGATATTGATGGACCCGCACTTGAATCGTTGATATCGCGAGTCAGTGAGGCCAAAGAGAACAACCTCGCGTTAAGTCCAGAGGATTGTCAGTTATTACTTGATGCGTTGCTGACGTTAGCGAGCATGCAAGACCGGTTAGCCCACCATGATGTCACAGTGCATAAACTGCGAAAATTGTTGGGTATTGAAAAGTCATCTGAAAAGCTTGCCAGCGTACTTAAGCAAGCGAGAGCATCCGGTAAGAAAAGCAAAAACCGTCAACACGATGAAGGTGAAGGTTTTACACCTGTTAAGCCCGTCGTTATCGTTCACGCAATGACAGATGTGGCTAAAGGTGATACCTGTACGGAGTGCTTAACCGGTAAAGTGTATAAAACTGAGCCTGGTAGCTTACTGCGTATTACAGGGCAAAGCCCGTTCAAGCCTGAGCAGCATGTGATGGAGCGTCTTCGCTGTAATACTTGCGGTGCTTATTTCAGTGCGCCTCTGCCGGATGACGTCTTAGTCGATGGTGAAAGCCAGCAAAAGTATGGTTACTCTGCGCGGTCATTGATGGCCATTTATAAATACTTTGCAGGATTGCCTTTTTATCGTCAGTGCAGTATTCAAAAGCTACTGGGGGTAAAAATTACCACTTCAACGGTCTTTGACCAAGTTGAGCGGGTTTGTAATGATATTTACCCTGTGTACCAGCAGCTTTTTAATGTAGCCTCAGACGCCGAACATTATTATCTGGATGACACGACGCACCGCATTTTGGACGCTAAACCGGTCGAGAAAGCCGTCCGCAATAGCGATAAAACACGACTGCGTAGCGGTATTTATACCTCTGGGGTTATCGCCACACTGAAAGATAATAATACCATCGTCTTGTTTGAAACCAACATCGGCCACGCAGGTGAATTCATTGACAGCATTTTGCATAAACGCAGTCAGTTATGTGATAAGCCCGTCATCATGAGTGATGCATTACCGAGTAATCGTCCCACGGCAAGAGAGGCAACAATGTCACTGTGTAACAGCCACGCCAGACGACAATTTGTCGATGTGATTAATCATTTTCCTGAGGAAGTTGCGTATGTGCTCAAACGCTATGGCGAAATATGGGGGAATGATGATTTTGCTAAAAGCGAAAAACTATCCCCTGTGGCTAGGCTTGCTTATCATCAGGCTCACTCATTGCCCATCATGGAAGACATTAAATCATGGGGCGAAGCGCATATCGCGAATGAAACGGTCGAAGAAAATAGTGGTCTGGGCAAAGCAATCCGCTATTTCCTTAAACACTATGTTGGCCTCCGTTATTTTTGCAGCATGAAAGGCGTGAAAATCGATAATAACCGTATAGAATCGATGCTAAAAATCATCGTGCGAGACAGAAAAAATGCGATGTTCCACAAAACATTACTGGGGGCAACGATTGGTGATGTGGTTACCTCAGTTATCGCAACGGCAAGTGAAGCGGGTATTAATGTCTTTGATTACTTCACCACATTACAGCAGGAAAGTGCGCAGGTAAAAGCCCACCCAGAAAATGACTTACCGTGGAATTATATCACCAAAAGTTAA
- the tnpB gene encoding IS66 family insertion sequence element accessory protein TnpB (TnpB, as the term is used for proteins encoded by IS66 family insertion elements, is considered an accessory protein, since TnpC, encoded by a neighboring gene, is a DDE family transposase.), whose protein sequence is MIHLTADKHILIAIAPADFRQGIDGLAALCRYKLSANPRSGSVFVFINRNKTMVRASSYDGTGFWLMTKRLSKGRFLHWPDSSQNIEPFIAKQLRQLLLNCDPMWQKHDLI, encoded by the coding sequence GTGATACATCTGACTGCTGATAAGCATATATTAATCGCTATTGCACCTGCCGACTTTCGTCAGGGGATTGATGGCTTAGCGGCACTATGCCGCTATAAATTATCCGCTAACCCTCGCTCTGGCTCGGTGTTCGTCTTTATTAACCGCAATAAAACCATGGTCCGTGCATCATCGTATGACGGCACCGGTTTTTGGTTGATGACCAAACGATTATCAAAAGGCAGGTTTTTACATTGGCCTGATTCAAGCCAAAATATTGAACCGTTCATCGCCAAACAGTTACGGCAGCTGTTGCTGAACTGCGATCCAATGTGGCAAAAACACGATCTTATTTAA
- a CDS encoding site-specific integrase produces MNYAAVSSLLSAGVDTTVIAMWLGHESTQTTQRYLHAHMALKEAALAKVAPFNKHSDLHYKPSDKLLGFLTSL; encoded by the coding sequence TTGAACTATGCTGCCGTAAGCTCACTGCTTAGCGCCGGTGTTGATACCACGGTAATAGCGATGTGGCTTGGACATGAATCTACACAAACGACACAAAGATACTTACATGCTCATATGGCACTGAAGGAAGCGGCATTAGCGAAAGTAGCGCCATTTAATAAGCACAGTGATCTTCACTATAAACCGAGCGATAAGTTGTTAGGTTTTCTCACCAGCCTGTAG
- a CDS encoding response regulator, with translation MPKILFVDDEPYVLDAYLRMLRNSIFQCYTLSDSRQLFEHPGLNELDIIAVDQQMPEVTGTEILLQLQQQLPRIKRVLISGDPYSAQGLISTTIIDATLQKPFTKVLLLDCLLTLI, from the coding sequence ATGCCTAAGATACTATTTGTAGACGATGAACCATACGTTCTAGACGCCTATCTGCGAATGTTGAGGAACTCAATATTTCAATGCTATACCTTGTCAGATAGTCGTCAACTATTTGAACATCCAGGACTTAATGAGTTAGATATTATTGCTGTTGATCAACAGATGCCAGAGGTCACTGGTACAGAAATCTTACTGCAACTTCAACAACAACTTCCCCGTATTAAGCGAGTGCTGATCAGTGGTGACCCCTACTCCGCACAAGGACTTATTTCGACAACGATAATTGATGCTACTTTACAAAAACCTTTCACCAAAGTGCTATTGTTGGATTGTTTGTTAACTTTAATATAA
- a CDS encoding Hpt domain-containing protein, translating into MTMKKDDLTIFNLQVLTDIYDDDSSGTIVATLSGFSQAAKLYLKALQQSFLADDLSAVSAGAHSLRSICGLTGVVRLASLSHQLELAAKAKQEVAVAQLMFEISVHWPVLEAQINVVLSTYLVSDA; encoded by the coding sequence ATGACAATGAAAAAAGATGACCTAACGATATTTAATCTACAAGTTTTAACTGATATTTACGATGATGATAGTTCTGGTACCATTGTTGCGACACTATCGGGTTTTTCTCAAGCTGCTAAACTGTACCTTAAAGCTTTACAGCAATCGTTTTTAGCAGATGACTTATCTGCGGTGTCTGCCGGGGCACATAGTTTAAGAAGTATTTGTGGTCTTACTGGCGTAGTACGTTTAGCCTCGCTTAGCCATCAATTAGAGCTAGCCGCTAAAGCTAAACAAGAGGTAGCAGTTGCACAACTAATGTTTGAGATATCAGTTCACTGGCCTGTGTTAGAAGCTCAAATTAACGTTGTATTAAGCACATATTTAGTGTCTGATGCCTAA